The DNA region ATGGCCGCCGCCGTAAACACCACATGGGAAAGCCGGCAATGAAAAGAACTTATCATTGTCCTTTCTGTGGAAAATACCACATCACCAAATGGAGTCTGGAACAATGGATGTCCAAACAGAAAACCAGAGAACGGGAATATCATGAAATCCGCTTTATTTCATTTGACGATAACATATTTAATCAATTTCGACGCTTAATGGAGCAATCCGGCAGCTAGACTGCCTCTTTAGTAAGTTTACAAGCAGATTAAATGTAAAAAATATAGATAGGTCATTTGCCAACGAAAGACTCACAGGAGTCCTTCGTTGGCAAATGAATAATAACTTTCTGTTGTTAGAATTAAATGATCCAACAGTATTATATCCATCAGCTTGGCAGCGTCTTTCAATCTTTCTGTAATCTTCAGATCAGCCGGACTTGGTGTAAGGTTTCCACTTGGATGTTAGTGAGCAGCTATTATTTTACATGCGTTACTTTTTAAGGCAACTGTAAGTAAAATACGAATATCTACAATAGTTCCGGTAGTGCCTCCTGTTGAACCGTGATACACTCCCAATACCCTGTTGGCATTGTTCATCAAAAGCATCTTAAAGGATTCCACCAGTTCCATTTCATCTTCGTTCCAGACAGTTCTAAAAAGCGCAAGTGCATCTTCTGCCATATTGATTTTAGGTCTTTGCGACGCTTTAATTTTGTTACGATAAGATAGTTGTACTTCTTGTAATGCAGACCAATGTGGCGGTTCATTTTCGTTAGTTGGGATTGTGTTGTAAGCTTTCATGATGTACTGTTTTGTGTAACAGCTACAAAAGCCTGTTCACCAGAAAAATGGCAGAACGTGGAATAGCGGAACGCAGTGAGCATATGCCGTCGAAAGCTGCCGGTTTTCCAAGGGGAACTGGCAGCTTAGTGAAACTAAAAACAGGACAAAAGCTTTACAATCCAAACGAATAAGGAACAGATAACGAAATGATGTTTCGGATACAACGATTCACCTACAATGAATTTACAAATTTGGCGACAATCATTAAAGTCTTAGGCGAGGTGTTTTTATATCGCAACTTTTGCTATTAATTCCTAAATTTTGCAGAATTTTCCTTTTTCCAACATATTTATAGATCGATATAAATGCATAACTTTACGATACCAGCTCATGTAAGAAGGTGCTAAGTTCTGTAAAATTGTAAAAGTGATTTTGAAGTTGATAGACCAACTGATAGACCAAAATAAAAAATCCCTTGATTTTCAAGGGATTACATTTAATTCTGCGGACCGGACGGGACTCGAACCCGCGACCTCCGCCGTGACAGGGCGGCATTCTAACCAACTGAACTACCGATCCAAATACTAGTGACTAGCACTATATTGTGGGCTGCAAATATATGGTGAAAAATAATTTAACCAAAAAAAGTAAGAACTATTTTTATTTTTTTCCTAATTCTATGACTTTACAATCTTTCAACTTATCTCCGTCAATGACAAATTTCATCAAAGTTTGTACTTGATGCCAGCCTTGTTTGCCTGCAGCTCCAGGATTGAAATGCATACATTGCAAAGCCTGATCGTACACTACTTTTAATATATGCGAATGTCCACTGATAAACAATCCAGGTTTTGTGACTTGCAACATTGCTTTCACTCCAGGTGCATATTTACCCGGATAACCACCAATGTGTTTCATGCAAACTTTCAGATTTTCTATTTCAAAAATATTGATTTCTGGAAATTCTTGTCGAATATCTTTTCCGTCAATATTACCATAGACTCCACGCAAAGGCTTGAAAGCTGCTAATTTTTCCGCCACATTATTTCCGCCAAAATCGCCGGCATGCCATATCTCATCGCAATCCTTAAAATGCTCGAAAACTTGCTCTGGTAGATAACCATGCGTATCAGACAATAATCCAATTTTCGTCACAGACTATTTATTTAAAGCGAGGTTACGTTGGATATATTTACCCAAAATATCAAATTCAATATTTACATGCGTTCCAATCTCTACTTGAGAAATACTCGTATAGTCATACGTGTAAGGAATGATGGCAACGGTAAAAGTATCTGTGCCTACATTAAACAAAGTCAAACTCGTACCATTAACAGAAATTGAACCTTTTTCAATTACTAAAGAAGCAAATTCTAAAGGAAAACGAAACGTAAATTCCACGCTTCCATTTTTTTCTGATTTATTAGTACAGACTGCCGTTGTGTCGACGTGTCCTTGAACGATGTGACCATCCAATCTTCCATTCATCTGCATACATCTTTCAAGATTGACTATAGTACCCGTTTTCCAATCATTCAGATTGGTTTTTTTCAAGGTTTCTTCGATTGCAGTGACACGATAAGAAGTTTCTTTGAGTTGATCCACAGTGAGGCAGACGCCTTGATGGCTGACACTTTGATCTATGGACAATTCTGGAGTTAATTTGGAGGATTCTATCCAAAAATGCTTGTTTGTACCTTCCACTTCGACACTTAATACCGCACCTGTGGATTCTATTATTCCTGTAAACATAATGCAAGTTAAATCTCTTTATTGAAATAAAAATGGCGGAAACAACTTGAAGTTATTTCCGCCACTATTCTATGTAATAGATTAGTTAATCATCAGATTCTACACCACATAAAACTTTCAATTCTACGTCTTTTTCTAAAGGCAGATCTTTATTTATTTTGAATACGATATGGTGTACTTTATTTTCTCCGGCTATATCCAAACTTTCATAATGTGTTTTGATCGCTAATTCTGCGGGGACTTGCAAGTCTTTGTACACATTGTCATTGGCTTCCAATAATTCCAATTGAAATAACTCAATCACTTTTAAGGTGAAATCATATAAATGTGGACTATCTGTCTTTAAATGAACGACTCCATCTTTTGCCAAAATTTGCTGATATAATCTCAAAAATCTTGGATGAGTAAGACGTTTTTTGATTTTTGAACCACGTAATTGAGGATCTGGGAAGGTAATCCAAATCTCTTTTACCTCACCTAATTCAAAATAATCATTGATTTTATCTATTTGCGAACGAAGAAACCCAACATTATTCAAACCTTCATCTATCGCAGTTTTTGCGCCACGCCAGATTCTATTTCCTTTTAAATCAACACCGATAAAATTGCGATCTGCATAAATCCTACCCAATCCCAAAGCATATTCGCCTTTTCCACAAGCTAATTCCAAGGTGATGGCATTTTCATTTTTGAAAAATGATTTCCAATTTCCCTTGATGTCTTTTGGATATTCCAATACATTGTCAAAAGTCTTGATCTCAGCAAACCTTTGTAATTTCTTTTGTCCCATACGGTTGCAAAGATAGACGCTACAAGCTTTAATCAACACATGAGAATGTAATTTTATCTATACAAAATCTAAATACTTGTATTGCGTTCCCAAAATCTTCCGGTCATCAGCACCAAGCCAATTATTCAAAATAGTTGCGTATACTTCCTTAAAATCAACCTGATATTTCAAATCTCCATTATCCAAATTAGTGAGATCTGGCATCGAATTAATCAAACCTTTCTTTTTCAATCCACCGCTAATCAAGAACATATTATTAGCTGTGCCATGATCGGTACCATTACTAGCATTTTGACCAACGCGTCTTCCAAACTCGGTAAATGTAAATATCAACACATCTTTGAATTTGTCATTCTTTTTCAAATCTTGTACAAATGCGCTCACTCCATCATTTAGTTGTCCAAATAATCGATTTTGCTGATCTTGTTGATTGACGTGTGTATCAAAACTACCCAAGCTCACATAATAGACTCTCGTATCGATATCGGAAAGTAGGAGAGATGCAATGGTTTTTAAATTGTTACCCAATTGTGTATTCGGATATGGATTTTTTGTTTTTCCAAGGTTTGCTTCTTTAAAAATATAATTCGCGCTATTAAGCGTTTCATTCATGGTTTTATAGAGATATTCTGCAGTTGCATGATGATGCTCTTCCTCATGAGATTGCAATAGTTTTTTGTAAAAAGGATCTTGGCTATTTTTATATAATTGACCCGGATTACGCACAGCAATTCCTTTTTGATCTAAACCTTTTAATGCTAAACTCAATACATCATCCACCTCAATTGCCTTCGTCGGAGTTAATCCTTCAGCATGATTGGCATCCAAATAACGACCAATCCATCCCGTCTGTAATACGGTTTGACTATCACTGCCCGTTTGCCAAATGTCCATGCTTCGAAAATGACTTCTATCAGGATCGGGATAACCTACACTGTTTAAAATTGCCAATTCACCATTAGAATACAGGTCATTAAACCCCTTTAAAGCTGGATGGAGAGCGACTTCATCAGTAATCTTATTTACTGCAGTTTCTTTAAATCCTATGATGGGTCTATTTTTATGGTAAATATCATTTTTTATTGGAATAACCGTGTTGAGTCCATCGTTACCACCAGAAAGTTGAATGATTACAACCGATTTATTTTCCAGATTTTCT from Rhizosphaericola mali includes:
- a CDS encoding riboflavin synthase; this encodes MFTGIIESTGAVLSVEVEGTNKHFWIESSKLTPELSIDQSVSHQGVCLTVDQLKETSYRVTAIEETLKKTNLNDWKTGTIVNLERCMQMNGRLDGHIVQGHVDTTAVCTNKSEKNGSVEFTFRFPLEFASLVIEKGSISVNGTSLTLFNVGTDTFTVAIIPYTYDYTSISQVEIGTHVNIEFDILGKYIQRNLALNK
- a CDS encoding metallophosphoesterase family protein yields the protein MTKIGLLSDTHGYLPEQVFEHFKDCDEIWHAGDFGGNNVAEKLAAFKPLRGVYGNIDGKDIRQEFPEINIFEIENLKVCMKHIGGYPGKYAPGVKAMLQVTKPGLFISGHSHILKVVYDQALQCMHFNPGAAGKQGWHQVQTLMKFVIDGDKLKDCKVIELGKK
- a CDS encoding DUF1501 domain-containing protein, producing MFLKRRDFLQISSMASTALFLPKFVKAIGKNHIENLENKSVVIIQLSGGNDGLNTVIPIKNDIYHKNRPIIGFKETAVNKITDEVALHPALKGFNDLYSNGELAILNSVGYPDPDRSHFRSMDIWQTGSDSQTVLQTGWIGRYLDANHAEGLTPTKAIEVDDVLSLALKGLDQKGIAVRNPGQLYKNSQDPFYKKLLQSHEEEHHHATAEYLYKTMNETLNSANYIFKEANLGKTKNPYPNTQLGNNLKTIASLLLSDIDTRVYYVSLGSFDTHVNQQDQQNRLFGQLNDGVSAFVQDLKKNDKFKDVLIFTFTEFGRRVGQNASNGTDHGTANNMFLISGGLKKKGLINSMPDLTNLDNGDLKYQVDFKEVYATILNNWLGADDRKILGTQYKYLDFV
- the trmB gene encoding tRNA (guanosine(46)-N7)-methyltransferase TrmB, which codes for MGQKKLQRFAEIKTFDNVLEYPKDIKGNWKSFFKNENAITLELACGKGEYALGLGRIYADRNFIGVDLKGNRIWRGAKTAIDEGLNNVGFLRSQIDKINDYFELGEVKEIWITFPDPQLRGSKIKKRLTHPRFLRLYQQILAKDGVVHLKTDSPHLYDFTLKVIELFQLELLEANDNVYKDLQVPAELAIKTHYESLDIAGENKVHHIVFKINKDLPLEKDVELKVLCGVESDD